The window ATAGACAATCAATCAACACATTATTAACATTCTCTTTCAAGTAATCTGCTCACTAAGCTTTCTTCTCTCAGCAATGGTTTCCTATCTATTCTTTTAATGAATCCTTTGTCGGTCTTGTCGCATGGTGTGCAGGTTCAACGTAGCGTGAAGTCCATGGATGACCGGGCGCGAAGAAGCTGGTCCGATCAAGAGGAAGAAACATTATCTCACTAACTGAGGAAGCTGGCAGCAAACGGCTAGAAATCTTATAAGGGTCcgttcaataaaaaaaattggaattagaattctatggaattgaatATGAAGGAATGAAATTGTAATTCAATGTCAAATCATGTGTTCGGTAAAAATGATATACGgaattaatttgaatgaattgatatatagtgtgtgtagtgtgtgaaggtGCACTATTTTGTATTCCAATTATTGATATAGgattaaaattgtgaaattgaaagaaattgaaatggtAATTCAATTCTGaatccaaatataaatattttgtgataccaAATGGAATTCAAAGCTCAAATTCCACGAGCTCAATTCCATGATACCAAATGGATTCTAAGGGATTTCGCATAGGCTATTTGTTCAAACTGGAAGAAGTGTTGAAACATGTGTTGTTCGCATTATACATTAAGACTACCTCGCATATAATTTCAAAGATAACTACATGGAAAAAAAACTACTGCTCGTTTCATCCTGGAATACAGTGGGGTGGGATTTAACCATAACAGGGACTACAAAATTGATCGCTCTCCTACACATTGCTTATGCcttaaatagcaaaataactTCTTATTCACAAACGCACAATCCATTCGAAGATTGACAATGCAATACAAATGTTGGACTGGTGATGGTATAATATAACGACCGAGAATGCTACACGGACGTGCCATGCGCCTTATATTTATCCTCCTATGACACCGCGTacgaaatataaaattgaatagatCACACAATCTCTGCACTTCATAATTCCGCAGAATATccttcaacaaaaaaacaacGGAAGCAACTAATTTGCTTTTCCTCGTGCAAACTGCGAACCAAAGGTATATAATCTCATAATGTCGTTGACCTTTTGAGatttaagatttttacttttattatttcttttctcttcttttttaattgaCTAAACTTCTCTTTGATTCAATGGCCTTGGTAAGAAATAAGAACTCACCATCCTCATGTCCTAAAAATTCGCTTAGAATTAATAAACCTTGAATCAAATACACACAACAAAGATGTGAGATTGCCAATTACTCTACATGGCTGAAAACTTATGggtcaaattatatactccctccatcccggcTAAGATTACACGTTCCTTAGTCGGTACGAGATTTtaagagttattggttaaaatgtttaatatgagagagaaaatgtgggtataagtattaaaatagagagagaaagaaagatgaatattttaataggaatgagaaaaagtggttgagtgttattaattggagagagttagtttccaaaaaaaggaaatgtgtcattttagttgggacaaactggAAAACGTGtaatcttaagcgggacggagggagtagtataccGGAGAATGGAAGCAGTAgcaatatttaataaagtgACCAAGTAGGTCAACTCTCAACAAATACGTACATGGCTGCGCAGATGGTTGATTGACTTGATTCagcaaaaatatataagtatgaCCGAATGAGAGGCTGAGAGAGCTCGGAGACCGTAAGTCCACTTCAACAGTTGTTTGAGTTAGGCAGCAAATAGTACATAATTAGTCAACAGTTTCATAACTGGTTGGTTCATGTAGATTAACACAATTAATTTGATTCCCCtcatcttttgttttttatgtttctttgTTGCTGTGGATTAATCAACTACTTGGATCCTGTTTCTGAGGTGAGCCCTATTTACAATTGAGTTTATTTATGTTGAGTAGAAATGATCATGACTAGCTGGGTTTCAATTTGTTGTCCGTGTCGTGTCGCTTAAAACAAGCAAATTACttgagattttaatttttggtcttatttttctatttataagtATCTTTTGATAAACTGAACGATGAAAGCCGCTTGCATTggattttctttcttaatcATCAAAAGAAATTGTCAAACGTCTTGCTACTCTCTAGGATGTTTGAACTAAAGCTTATATAGACGTCTTCTAAGTTCCAACAATGTTTCAACAGTTTCTTTAGTTGTCAAGTGTTTAATAATTGAGCTTAAAGAGACAATTGTGGTTTAGAAAAGAGAGTCCTAGTTAGATGCAGTTGGATGATTTATGTTAGAAATAACAAATAGTAGAATGATTGTGTTTGTAAATTGATTGTTTATTATAAGTTCATCGAAAACATAAGATGAGATcaaacaacttttttttttattgaacttattttcacttcttacatgctactactactaatacttTAAGAGCTTATAAATCAAACATTTCTCAAGAACTGATCACTTCCTCCCAAACACCCTCTTTATTGATTAGCTCAAGTGCACCTTCTTCATGCATTCATGTATGTagaattcatttatttgttatattgcCGGATTAAGTTATTGTCCAAGGTGTACTTTTCTTTACGAGAATGTAAAACCAGAATCTTATTGTAGAAATCCGAAAACAGAATAACTAAAAAgtgtagaaaataaaaacagagtTCTTAATTACTTGTTTGAGTATTTGATTGTAGTCTCTATAAATTCTAACAGGTCTCATAACCAGAAGATGACATCTGCCAAAGAAGATTCGCAGACTCAACTAGTTGAGACATTAGTATCTTCCCTCCAGAAGATGACATATGCCAAAGAAGAATCACAGAGTCAACTAGTTGAGACATTAGAATCTTCCCTCcgtaaaaaatttgaaaaattgtcCGCAGATCCTTCATATTCCTATGCAGCATCTATCTATAAAGTTTCTCGGACACTTAGGAAAAAGAATGAAGGAGCCTATACCCCTCGATTAGTGTCAATTGGTCCATTACATCATGATCTATCGCAACTTCAAGACATGGAGCCTTTTAAATTGAGATTCACACATAAGTTCTTGACTAGATGTGGAATTGACCTAAAAACCATAGCTGAATTTGCAGCTAAGGAAGAGAGTTTTGTTCGTGGGTGCTATGAGGGTAGAGTTGAGCTTCCTCGTAACAGACTTGCAGAAGTGATTGTGTTGGATGGAATATTCATTGTTGAACTTTTCCTAGAAAACTATTTCATTCAACTGAGGGACAAATATGAAAGAATATTCGATATTCGATCCTGCATGTACAATGATTTGATTCATGACATGTTGTTGGTAGAGAATCAGCTGCCTATGAAAATAATGGAGAGCCTATTACATTTTGTGGATCTTTCATTCTTTAATGAAGGCACCATGGTCACCATCTATGATCTTGCTCACAAGTTCTTCAAGAACATTGGTTATACAAGTGAGGTGCCATTGACGGCATTTTGTTGTCAGGCTAGGCATTTTGTTGAGTTCCTTCTATTTCTTCATGCTCCACCAGAGATACATGCTTTGCCTTATGCACCTGCATCTGAGAAGTTTGATTACACTTGTAGTGTAGGAGAGCTTGTCAAAGCTGGAGTCAGACTTCATGCTAGAGAAGGaaattgtttatttgatgtcTCTTTCAATAATGGTGTGCTGACTATCCCCAAATTGACAGTAAATGGATCGACTGAGACGTTCTTCCTCAATCTTATAGCCTTTGAGCAGCAGGGCTATTATGGCTACTCTTCCAAGAACATTACGAGTTATGTGATGCTCATGGATAGGTTCATAGACACTTCTGGTGATGTTGATCTACTTGTTAAGCATGGCATCATCAAGAATGAATTAGCTCGGAGTCAACAAGTAGCAGACCTTTTTAATAATCTGCACACAGAAGTAAACGATTTCTATTTCACTGAGCTCTGTGGAGAGTTAACTACTTACAGCAAGAGTAGGTGGCACCAGTGGAGAGCCAGTTGGTATAGATGGAGTGTGACGCCGATGCAAGAGTTCGGAGGCAGATGGGACAAATGGAAACAGATTTTGGGAAGCGAATATTTCGGCAACCCTTGGTCTGTCTTATCTGTTATCGGTGTGATTTTGATACTCGTTCTTACAATAACACAAACAGTCTTTACAATCCTCCAGGTATTAGTTTCACATCTTATGATTGCATTGtattactaactttttcccattcaaaattttgtattcCCTCTGTGTCTAAGTTAATCTATTTGTATTCCTGTTCCATGTtaaatgagtcattttctccttttgacaaatcaactttattctattttcattttttttctcattttattaccTTTTTCACTTATGTACTTCtcattctatttaattatatctcTACTTAATTTACTacacacaatttttttaacacGTGCCAAAAATAAATGCTTCAATTAACTTGAGACAAAgtgattattatttatttagttaaatgGTCCTTGTGCATTTCTTGATAAGGTAGTACTGATGAACTTGCACTGTAAACCATAATAGCTTGATCTGAATAATAGCCCAACAGCCTCTACCTAAATAAGCTTGGCTAGAAATCGAATGTGTGGGTGATTGACATTTCACTACGGATAATCTTGGTAATGGATGATATAAGTTTTGATGTAGAAATAGTGAGAgtgaataaataagagagaaacaaaaaatgtactccaaatatttttgggagtaatagagagtaaaaaagtagagagggGAGAAAAAGTCGTGTttatattaccaaaaatggaaggagattaattattatagatGGATATAATGAAAAAGATTATTTgtaaatggagtagtataatgtTACACTTACTATTTCAATGCCAGCTATTGATGTCCAAAACTCTTAATTACACTAGTGCTGCTCTATCCTTTGTCACTTAAAGCTGTTTTAGCTCATCctattatcttattttttgtttaggtAACGTCAGCTGATTGACAAAGCTTTGCTGGTTAATCCAAATAAATGATCTTGCTCAAATTCTCCTTAATCATGTTCTGGTGAGGTTTACCTTGAGTTCTTATTCACCTTCTACCTatattatttaactttaatttgaattgtgtTTGGTATGCTGCAAATGACATTTAATGACTATTGTATATCGAGATCAATATTTCAAGTATTGAATCGGTGTTTTGTCTAACACTAA is drawn from Salvia hispanica cultivar TCC Black 2014 chromosome 6, UniMelb_Shisp_WGS_1.0, whole genome shotgun sequence and contains these coding sequences:
- the LOC125193766 gene encoding UPF0481 protein At3g47200-like; this translates as MTSAKEDSQTQLVETLVSSLQKMTYAKEESQSQLVETLESSLRKKFEKLSADPSYSYAASIYKVSRTLRKKNEGAYTPRLVSIGPLHHDLSQLQDMEPFKLRFTHKFLTRCGIDLKTIAEFAAKEESFVRGCYEGRVELPRNRLAEVIVLDGIFIVELFLENYFIQLRDKYERIFDIRSCMYNDLIHDMLLVENQLPMKIMESLLHFVDLSFFNEGTMVTIYDLAHKFFKNIGYTSEVPLTAFCCQARHFVEFLLFLHAPPEIHALPYAPASEKFDYTCSVGELVKAGVRLHAREGNCLFDVSFNNGVLTIPKLTVNGSTETFFLNLIAFEQQGYYGYSSKNITSYVMLMDRFIDTSGDVDLLVKHGIIKNELARSQQVADLFNNLHTEVNDFYFTELCGELTTYSKSRWHQWRASWYRWSVTPMQEFGGRWDKWKQILGSEYFGNPWSVLSVIGVILILVLTITQTVFTILQVTSAD